The following are encoded in a window of Colletotrichum lupini chromosome 3, complete sequence genomic DNA:
- a CDS encoding urg3: MDSEVKYLLSLRAIRERAKIVGDVAKAGNLSHFEVHEDKLDEVVDFVASVIKRDYGPDKFHTIPPHGRWQHFEVGNVPRVTNIIEEWKASGSDETEVTRRLIDLFFVSVLLDAGAGDHWRYKEPKTDQIYERSEGIAVASLHMFNALAYTTSTDKANPIVDGKGLERLETSALAEGFQVSDSNPMLGVDSRAGLLRSLGESLLAHPEVFGAEGRPGNLVDYLVKSAKGSSKIDVLYLWDILQTLLIPAWPKDRTTIGGTPIGDAWPLSTLRKGAKAGSSDSPAAGIQPFHKLTQWLTYSLMVPFQRVLGLEWVNAGSLTALPEYRNGGLFVDMGVLALKKETLDRGLKASGSELPMFEAGDDVIVEWRAMTLVLIDSLYGKIQSRMGEGVELSMVQLLEAGTWKSGRETAAKFRPQTKSSPILIKSDGTVF, translated from the exons ATGGATTCCGAAGTCAAGTACCTTCTCTCCCTGCGCGCCATCCGGGAGCGCGCGAAGATCGTTGGGGATGTTGCCAAAGCTGGGAACTTGAGCCACTTTGAAGTTCATGAAGACAAGCTGGATGAGGTGGTCGATTTCGTGGCTTCAGTTATCAAG CGCGACTACGGCCCGGACAAGTTCCATACAATCCCTCCTCATGGGCGTTGGCAACACTTTGAAGTCGGCAATGTGCCCCGCGTTACCAACATCATAGAAGAGTGGAAAGCAAGTGGAAGCGACGAGACCGAGGTCACCCGTCGTCTCATCGACCTATTTTTTGTGTCTGTGCTTTTGGATGCCGGGGCAGGTGATCATTGGCGATACAAGGAGCCCAAGACCGACCAGATTTATGAGCGCAGCGAGGGCATCGCCGTGGCTAGTCTCCACATGTTCAACGCCTTGGCCTATACAACATCAACAGACAAGGCCAACCCTATAGTCGATG GAAAGGGCCTGGAGCGCTTGGAGACAAGTGCACTAGCAGAGGGTTTCCAGGTTTCAGACAGCAACCCCATGCTGGGAGTTGACTCTCGCGCCGGTCTCCTTCGCAGCCTGGGAGAGTCACTTTTGGCCCATCCCGAAGTATTTGGAGCTGAAGGCCGCCCAGGCAACCTTGTCG ACTATCTGGTGAAGTCTGCCAAAGGGTCCTCCAAGATTGATGTGCTCTATCTCTGGGATATTCTCCAGACTCTTTTGATTCCTGCTTGGCCCAAGGATCGCACAACTATTGGCGGAACACCCATCGGCGATGCCTGGCCGTTGAGTACTTTACGCAAGGGAGCAAAGGCCGGCAGTTCCGACTCCCCTGCGGCAGGCATTCAACCTTTCCACAAACTGACACAGTGGCTCACCTACTCCCTCATGGTTCCATTCCAACGGGTACTCGGTCTGGAGTGGGTCAATGCTGGCTCTCTCACGGCCTTGCCGGAGTACCGCAACGGCGGCCTGTTCGTCGATATGGGTGTTTTGGCCCTGAAGAAGGAGACACTGGACCGAGGCTTGAAAGCATCGGGTAGCGAGCTGCCAATGTTCGAGGCTGGTGACGATGTCATCGTGGAATGGAGGGCAATGACGTTGGTCCTGATCGATAGCCTCTATGGCAAGATTCAATCTCGCATGGGAGAGGGTGTCGAGCTGAGCATGGTACAGCTGCTCGAGGCAGGGACGTGGAAATCTGGGCGGGAGACGGCAGCAAAGTTCCGGCCGCAGACCAAGTCAAGCCCAATTCTCATCAAGAGCGATGGCACTGTATTCTAG